One window of the Streptococcus parasanguinis ATCC 15912 genome contains the following:
- a CDS encoding serine hydrolase domain-containing protein codes for MSVNAIIEKITEQIQEGIYPGASLALYRNGQWSEHYLGLADPEKGEPVVADLVYDLASVSKVVGVATICAFLYAKGELALDRPFKEFYPRFAHEKTTIRELLTHTSGLDPFIPNRDQLDARQLKTALENLQLKEDKSFHYTDVNFLLLGFWLEDRFHQPLDRLFDELIFTPWKMTETRFGPVEKAVPTVRGLASGSVHDPKARVLGCHAGSAGLFSTLADLERFLEHYLKEDFSRDLSQNFAREEGKTRALGWNLEGDWLDHTGYTGTFIMYNRKRQEAVIFLSNRTYEKDERAQWILDRNSLMDLIKQECEK; via the coding sequence ATGAGCGTGAATGCAATCATCGAAAAAATTACCGAACAAATCCAAGAAGGCATCTATCCAGGTGCCTCTCTTGCGCTCTACCGCAATGGTCAGTGGAGTGAGCACTATCTGGGACTAGCGGATCCTGAAAAAGGAGAGCCAGTAGTGGCTGACCTGGTCTATGATCTGGCCAGTGTCAGTAAGGTCGTCGGAGTCGCTACCATCTGTGCCTTTTTGTATGCGAAAGGGGAGCTTGCGCTCGATCGCCCCTTTAAAGAGTTTTACCCGCGTTTTGCTCATGAGAAGACAACCATCCGGGAACTCTTGACCCATACTTCTGGGCTCGATCCTTTTATCCCCAACCGGGATCAATTGGATGCGAGACAGTTGAAAACAGCCCTTGAAAATTTGCAGTTGAAAGAAGACAAGAGTTTTCATTACACCGACGTCAATTTTCTTCTGCTGGGCTTTTGGTTAGAAGACAGGTTTCACCAGCCCTTGGATCGTTTATTTGACGAGCTGATTTTTACACCTTGGAAGATGACAGAAACACGGTTTGGACCGGTCGAAAAGGCGGTGCCAACGGTTCGTGGCCTTGCTTCTGGAAGTGTTCATGATCCCAAAGCGAGAGTTCTGGGCTGTCATGCGGGAAGTGCTGGACTTTTTTCAACTCTTGCTGATCTAGAGCGCTTCTTAGAGCATTATCTGAAGGAGGATTTTTCGCGTGACTTGTCTCAGAATTTTGCGCGTGAAGAGGGCAAGACCCGCGCTCTTGGATGGAATCTAGAGGGGGACTGGTTGGATCATACGGGCTATACAGGAACCTTCATCATGTACAATCGCAAGAGGCAGGAAGCTGTGATCTTTTTGTCCAACCGGACCTATGAGAAGGATGAACGGGCCCAATGGATCCTGGACCGCAACTCCTTGATGGACTTGATCAAACAAGAATGTGAAAAATAG
- a CDS encoding CppA N-terminal domain-containing protein, whose translation MTANQIVRVIPVLKVNNRNVNQRFYEEILGMKVLVEEGALLSLGDASKVEKIVLEESPSMRSRKVEGPKKLGRIVVKVAQAQEIDYLLARQPETSALYQGVNGRAFEVVSPQGDTIFVHAEENLESLEPLEKAPLVELPEDFKGLTSFDVDFLEVNVADFAESEKFHSNLPALAHFIHLQEAQGEDLQVENKVTWDLSMIKVELASFDVEDLKERLGEAVDFVHRKGTFLIAKDPSQIELWFEANQDQVHISYEE comes from the coding sequence ATGACAGCAAATCAGATCGTAAGAGTGATCCCAGTCTTGAAAGTGAATAACCGAAATGTCAATCAACGCTTTTATGAAGAGATATTGGGAATGAAAGTATTAGTGGAAGAAGGAGCTCTCCTATCTTTAGGAGATGCCTCAAAAGTAGAAAAAATTGTCTTAGAAGAGTCACCGAGTATGCGTTCGCGTAAGGTCGAAGGTCCAAAGAAATTGGGTCGCATCGTGGTGAAAGTGGCACAAGCTCAAGAAATTGATTACTTGTTGGCCCGCCAGCCAGAAACAAGCGCCCTTTACCAAGGAGTTAATGGCCGCGCCTTTGAAGTTGTGTCTCCTCAAGGAGATACCATTTTCGTGCATGCTGAAGAAAATCTTGAAAGCCTAGAACCTTTGGAGAAAGCGCCTCTTGTTGAACTTCCAGAAGATTTCAAAGGTTTGACGAGCTTTGATGTGGACTTTCTTGAGGTCAATGTGGCCGATTTTGCTGAGTCTGAGAAGTTCCATAGCAACTTGCCAGCTTTGGCCCACTTTATCCATTTACAGGAAGCCCAAGGAGAAGATCTCCAAGTGGAGAACAAGGTTACTTGGGATTTGAGCATGATCAAGGTCGAATTGGCATCTTTTGATGTGGAAGACTTGAAAGAACGCTTGGGAGAAGCTGTCGATTTTGTGCACCGTAAGGGAACTTTCTTGATTGCCAAGGATCCAAGTCAGATCGAACTCTGGTTTGAAGCCAATCAAGATCAGGTCCATATTTCTTATGAAGAATAA
- a CDS encoding Xaa-Pro dipeptidyl-peptidase, with protein sequence MKFNQFSYIPTANDTMKEELALLGFNFQEESDPKKMLGAFVRQVSFQYKDTDYALSTLVADKETDLLAFFNSEKPLTADIFYTVAFQLLGFSFFVDFDDSEAFRKETAFPITYGSLLENLYQLLNTRTKRGNTLIDQLVSDGLIPETNQYHYFNGKSLATFTSQDAIREVVYVESRVDTDKDGLPDLVKVSIIRPRYEGKIPAVMTASPYHQGTNDKASDKALYNMNVDLEVKEPHTIQLEEPQLTVVEPVGQAEEVEEAEELLTHINSSYTLNDYLLPRGYANLYVSGVGTKDSQGLMTNGNYQQIEAYKNVIDWLNDRCRAFTDHTRKRQVKADWSNGKVATTGISYLGTMSNGLATTGVDGLEVIIAEAGISSWYNYYRENGLVTSPGGYPGEDFDSLAELTYSRNLLGGDYLHHNAAHQADLDIVKKELDRASGDYNQFWHDRNYLLNANQVKAEVVFTHGSQDWNVKPLHVFNMFQALPASIKKHLFYHNGAHVYLNNWQSIDFRESMNALLSKKLLGYDSSYELPTVIWQDNTGEQSWTSLDDFGNQTSQRTFLLGDGEKVIQNRYETKDYERYGKAYPTFLSDLYQDKAQQVTIDLPIEEDLHLNGKARLHLRLHSSTNKGLLSAQLLELGSKKYLQPYPAVLSVRTLDNGRYHMLDNLTELPFKEAGQRVISKGYLNLQNRHDLLEVEAVTPGEWMEFDFELQPTIYKLEKGATLRLVLYTTDFEITVRDQTDYQLTIDLAQSSLHLPEMTEAH encoded by the coding sequence ATGAAATTTAATCAATTTAGCTATATTCCTACAGCCAATGACACGATGAAAGAAGAGTTGGCTCTTTTGGGCTTTAACTTCCAAGAAGAGAGCGATCCGAAAAAAATGTTGGGAGCCTTTGTCCGCCAAGTATCTTTCCAATATAAGGACACAGACTATGCCTTATCGACTCTTGTAGCAGATAAAGAAACCGATTTGCTGGCCTTTTTCAACTCTGAAAAACCCTTAACAGCAGATATTTTTTATACAGTTGCCTTTCAATTACTGGGCTTTAGCTTTTTTGTCGATTTTGATGATAGTGAAGCCTTTCGCAAGGAGACGGCTTTTCCCATCACATATGGCTCTCTCCTAGAAAATCTCTACCAACTCTTAAACACCCGCACCAAACGAGGCAATACCTTGATCGATCAGTTGGTCAGCGATGGTTTGATTCCTGAGACCAACCAGTATCACTATTTTAATGGTAAGAGCCTCGCGACCTTTACAAGCCAGGATGCTATCCGTGAGGTCGTTTATGTCGAAAGTCGGGTCGATACCGACAAGGATGGCCTGCCAGACTTGGTTAAGGTCAGCATTATCCGTCCTCGCTATGAAGGCAAGATTCCAGCTGTAATGACCGCAAGTCCTTATCACCAAGGGACTAACGATAAGGCCAGCGACAAGGCCCTCTACAATATGAATGTCGACCTGGAGGTCAAAGAACCTCATACCATTCAACTAGAAGAACCTCAATTAACAGTAGTCGAACCTGTCGGTCAAGCTGAAGAGGTGGAGGAAGCCGAAGAGCTCCTGACCCATATCAACTCCAGCTATACCTTAAACGACTACCTGCTGCCACGCGGATACGCTAATCTCTACGTATCTGGAGTTGGAACAAAAGATTCGCAAGGGCTGATGACCAACGGAAATTACCAACAAATCGAAGCCTACAAGAACGTTATCGACTGGCTCAATGACCGTTGCCGAGCCTTTACAGATCATACACGCAAGCGTCAAGTCAAGGCCGATTGGTCTAATGGAAAGGTCGCAACCACCGGGATCTCTTACCTTGGAACCATGTCTAACGGCCTTGCGACCACAGGTGTGGATGGTCTAGAAGTCATCATTGCAGAGGCTGGGATCTCTTCTTGGTACAATTACTACCGTGAAAATGGTCTCGTGACAAGTCCTGGTGGCTATCCAGGTGAAGATTTTGATTCCCTTGCCGAATTAACCTATTCACGCAACCTTTTAGGTGGGGATTATTTACACCACAATGCGGCCCACCAAGCCGATCTAGACATCGTGAAAAAAGAGCTGGACCGAGCTTCTGGAGACTACAATCAATTCTGGCACGATCGGAATTATCTCTTAAACGCAAATCAGGTCAAGGCAGAGGTGGTCTTTACCCATGGCTCCCAAGACTGGAACGTCAAACCACTTCACGTTTTTAACATGTTCCAAGCCCTTCCAGCAAGCATCAAAAAACACCTCTTCTACCACAATGGTGCCCATGTCTACCTCAACAACTGGCAGTCCATTGACTTCCGTGAGAGCATGAATGCCCTTCTCTCTAAAAAATTGCTGGGCTACGATTCAAGCTATGAGTTGCCAACTGTCATTTGGCAGGACAATACAGGAGAACAAAGTTGGACTTCCTTGGATGATTTTGGCAACCAAACAAGTCAGCGGACCTTCCTACTCGGAGATGGTGAAAAAGTCATCCAAAACCGCTACGAGACAAAAGATTACGAGCGCTATGGCAAGGCTTATCCGACCTTCTTAAGCGATCTTTACCAAGACAAGGCCCAACAGGTGACAATCGATCTTCCAATCGAAGAAGACCTACACCTCAACGGGAAAGCTCGCCTTCACCTGCGACTTCACTCCAGCACCAATAAAGGCCTTCTCTCAGCCCAACTCTTAGAGCTTGGAAGCAAGAAATACCTCCAACCCTATCCTGCAGTCTTATCGGTCCGTACGCTGGATAACGGTCGCTACCATATGTTAGACAACTTGACTGAATTGCCATTTAAGGAAGCCGGCCAACGAGTGATTTCTAAAGGTTATCTCAACCTCCAAAACCGGCATGACCTCTTAGAAGTTGAGGCCGTAACGCCAGGCGAGTGGATGGAATTTGACTTTGAACTCCAACCAACCATCTACAAGCTCGAAAAAGGCGCAACCCTTCGCTTGGTCCTCTACACGACGGACTTTGAAATCACTGTGCGTGATCAAACCGATTACCAACTCACCATCGACTTAGCACAATCAAGCCTCCATCTTCCTGAAATGACAGAGGCCCACTAA
- a CDS encoding DUF536 domain-containing protein, with translation MAIEKTVSEIAEILGVSRQAVNNRVKALAPEDTQKNEKGVTVVTRSGLIKLEEIYKKTIFEDEPVSDDVKQRELMEILVDEKNAEIVRLYEQLKAKDEQLAKKDEQLRVKDVQIAEKDKQLDQQQQLTLQAMNDRDTLKLELEQANEKVQEQESKGFWARVFRR, from the coding sequence ATGGCGATTGAAAAAACTGTCAGCGAAATTGCTGAAATTTTAGGAGTCAGCCGCCAGGCGGTCAATAACCGTGTCAAGGCGTTGGCTCCAGAAGATACACAAAAAAACGAAAAAGGGGTTACCGTTGTAACCCGTAGTGGCTTGATCAAGCTCGAAGAAATCTACAAAAAAACTATTTTTGAAGATGAGCCAGTCAGCGATGATGTGAAGCAACGCGAATTGATGGAAATTTTGGTAGATGAAAAAAATGCTGAAATCGTCCGTCTCTACGAGCAACTCAAAGCCAAAGACGAGCAACTCGCTAAGAAAGATGAACAGTTGCGCGTGAAAGACGTTCAAATTGCTGAAAAAGACAAGCAATTGGACCAACAACAACAATTGACTTTACAAGCAATGAACGACCGCGATACCTTGAAACTTGAACTCGAACAAGCCAACGAAAAAGTTCAAGAGCAAGAAAGCAAAGGTTTCTGGGCACGCGTTTTCCGTCGATAA
- a CDS encoding 3'-5' exonuclease — protein sequence MKALEDYIAFDLEFNQYEGAYQIIQVSAVRFTDGKEVDHYDSYVYTDKPLKSFINGLTGITQDKIQNAPQLEQVLSEFKAFVGDRPLIGYNAKKSDLPILLENGLDLEDQYAVDVFDEAFERRPSDLHGIKNLQLHTVAEFLGVAGKSHDSLEDARMTALVYEQFLEFDQGRTLLEEQENFSTNPFGGLDLSGFFDE from the coding sequence ATGAAAGCATTAGAAGATTATATCGCCTTTGATCTCGAATTTAACCAATACGAAGGCGCCTATCAGATCATCCAGGTGTCTGCCGTACGCTTTACGGACGGTAAAGAAGTCGATCACTACGACTCCTACGTTTACACCGATAAGCCCCTAAAAAGCTTTATTAACGGCCTGACTGGCATTACCCAGGACAAGATCCAAAATGCCCCACAACTAGAACAGGTCCTCAGCGAATTCAAGGCCTTTGTAGGAGACCGGCCCTTGATCGGATACAATGCCAAAAAAAGCGACCTACCCATTCTGCTTGAAAATGGGCTGGATCTAGAAGACCAGTACGCTGTCGATGTCTTTGACGAGGCTTTCGAACGTCGTCCATCTGACCTCCACGGCATTAAAAATCTCCAACTCCACACCGTTGCAGAATTTTTGGGAGTTGCAGGAAAATCACACGATAGCTTAGAGGACGCCCGCATGACAGCCCTTGTCTACGAACAATTCCTCGAATTTGATCAAGGCCGCACCCTCCTTGAAGAGCAAGAGAACTTCTCCACCAACCCCTTCGGAGGCTTGGACTTATCCGGATTTTTTGATGAATAA
- a CDS encoding ATP-binding cassette domain-containing protein translates to MINIFKYLDKKTKYLTIIGALANGGLALGQPLVVAKALSIDQNNLTYSSIWKFAFFGFSVYFALYSLMLFCNHANNVFRREIHMNIRTALFQKLMEDREYSEDEKITMLTQDMEFLGDNFFERYMSISCWGFGALITAIYIIAQNVLLDSIFVFFTILRPIPQFLMNNKLKNSGDEMSQGRTAVHNQISDSIRGAQTLRMNQALPENSQRVWNINLRYQRAIQKFVFTHNIVFFCNGFMVFLSQVLPLVLGFFLAMQGHHVSVASLVAMYIAAGQLVGPIQNIMYDVVEVQGAKTTAEKIFGILNRADDSESDNHSISQVEELEISHLSKSYNGREILRDLNLAIRQGEKVLIKGPSGCGKSTLFRMITWEEKPDAGTITCRTRDGVKTSHFVRQVGIISQHPFLFNDTIRYNLSLGQEFSDQELENVLRQVKLDHELTDGLDFVITNNGENISGGQRVRIELARFLLRKKDILLADEVTAALDVENSQMVRDLIFSLPMMVLEIAHHIDDESRYDQVIELRKE, encoded by the coding sequence ATGATTAATATCTTTAAATATCTTGATAAAAAAACAAAATACCTAACCATTATTGGGGCACTGGCAAATGGGGGTCTCGCTTTGGGGCAACCCTTGGTTGTTGCCAAAGCATTATCGATAGATCAAAATAACCTTACCTATTCTTCTATTTGGAAATTTGCCTTCTTTGGTTTTTCTGTCTATTTCGCTTTGTATAGTCTAATGTTATTTTGTAATCATGCAAATAATGTCTTTCGACGTGAAATTCACATGAATATCCGAACGGCACTTTTTCAGAAGTTAATGGAAGACAGGGAATATAGTGAAGATGAAAAGATTACCATGCTGACACAGGATATGGAATTTTTAGGAGATAACTTTTTTGAACGCTATATGTCTATTTCATGTTGGGGATTTGGGGCACTGATTACGGCGATCTATATCATTGCCCAAAATGTTTTATTGGATTCTATCTTTGTTTTCTTCACGATCTTACGTCCCATTCCACAATTCTTGATGAATAATAAGCTAAAGAATTCAGGGGATGAAATGTCTCAGGGAAGAACAGCCGTTCATAACCAAATCTCTGATAGTATTCGAGGGGCTCAAACCTTGCGGATGAATCAGGCCTTGCCTGAAAATTCTCAGCGCGTCTGGAATATCAACCTACGTTATCAGCGAGCCATTCAAAAGTTTGTTTTTACTCATAATATTGTTTTCTTTTGTAATGGTTTTATGGTCTTTCTGAGCCAAGTACTCCCCTTGGTATTAGGGTTCTTCCTTGCTATGCAGGGTCATCATGTTTCAGTAGCTAGCCTAGTGGCTATGTATATTGCTGCTGGTCAACTGGTAGGGCCTATCCAAAATATCATGTATGATGTGGTTGAAGTACAAGGAGCCAAAACAACGGCAGAAAAGATTTTCGGAATTTTAAATCGAGCAGATGATAGTGAATCGGACAATCATTCGATCTCTCAAGTAGAAGAACTAGAAATTTCTCATTTAAGTAAATCTTATAATGGTAGAGAGATTCTTCGCGATCTTAATCTAGCCATTCGACAAGGCGAAAAAGTCCTCATCAAAGGGCCAAGTGGCTGTGGGAAATCAACCCTCTTCCGAATGATCACATGGGAAGAAAAGCCGGATGCCGGAACGATTACTTGTCGTACAAGGGATGGAGTTAAAACAAGTCACTTTGTTCGTCAGGTAGGTATCATCAGTCAGCATCCTTTCCTCTTTAATGATACTATTCGCTACAATCTCAGTTTGGGACAAGAGTTTTCAGATCAAGAATTGGAAAATGTTTTGAGACAGGTCAAACTCGACCATGAACTAACTGATGGACTTGATTTTGTAATCACTAATAACGGAGAAAATATTTCAGGTGGACAACGAGTCCGGATTGAACTAGCCCGCTTCCTTCTTCGTAAAAAGGATATTTTATTAGCAGATGAGGTAACTGCAGCTCTTGACGTAGAAAATAGCCAGATGGTTCGTGACTTGATTTTCTCACTACCGATGATGGTGTTAGAAATCGCTCACCATATTGATGATGAAAGTCGATACGATCAAGTCATTGAACTAAGAAAAGAATAA
- a CDS encoding YbaB/EbfC family nucleoid-associated protein, translating to MMNMQNMMKQAQKLQKQMEQSQAELAATQFVGKSAQDLVVATLTGDKKVVSIDFNAAVVDPEDTETLSDMTVQAINAAIEEIDAATKKKLGAFAGKLPF from the coding sequence ATGATGAATATGCAAAATATGATGAAGCAAGCTCAAAAATTGCAAAAGCAAATGGAGCAAAGCCAAGCAGAATTAGCTGCAACTCAATTTGTAGGGAAATCTGCTCAGGACTTGGTTGTTGCAACTCTTACAGGTGATAAGAAGGTTGTTTCCATCGATTTCAATGCTGCAGTGGTCGACCCAGAAGATACAGAAACTCTTTCTGATATGACGGTTCAAGCCATCAATGCTGCCATTGAAGAAATTGATGCTGCAACCAAGAAAAAACTCGGTGCTTTCGCAGGGAAATTGCCATTTTAA
- a CDS encoding LrgB family protein, with translation MANFASNPLFGIVLSIWAYLIGMLIFRRYPHPITTPLLVATVIVILFLMITGISYKDYYVGGSLLNQLIGPSTVALGIPLYKSFHLMKHHARSILIGSTVAVIVNTIFTALIAKAFGMKYFLAISLFPKSVTTAMAVGITEKMQGITTITLVVVVATGLLTSVLGPTILKLLKIKDPVAIGLALGGTGHAVGTGTAFKYGHVAGAMAGLAIGITGILYVFISPIVASMILS, from the coding sequence ATGGCTAATTTTGCGAGTAATCCTTTATTTGGGATTGTCTTATCTATTTGGGCTTATTTGATTGGAATGTTAATTTTCCGCAGGTATCCCCATCCAATAACAACGCCACTTTTAGTGGCTACAGTAATCGTTATCTTATTCTTAATGATTACAGGAATTTCTTATAAAGATTACTATGTCGGTGGTTCCCTGTTAAATCAGTTGATTGGACCATCGACAGTCGCTTTGGGGATTCCTCTCTATAAAAGTTTCCATTTGATGAAGCATCATGCACGGAGTATTCTGATTGGCTCGACAGTGGCAGTTATTGTGAATACGATTTTTACAGCCTTGATTGCGAAAGCATTTGGAATGAAGTACTTTCTAGCCATTTCGCTCTTTCCAAAATCGGTTACGACTGCAATGGCAGTTGGGATTACTGAAAAAATGCAAGGAATTACGACCATCACTCTTGTGGTAGTTGTAGCAACTGGATTATTAACAAGTGTCTTGGGTCCAACGATATTGAAACTGTTAAAAATAAAAGATCCAGTAGCTATTGGGTTAGCCCTTGGAGGAACTGGACATGCAGTAGGAACAGGGACAGCGTTTAAGTATGGTCATGTGGCCGGTGCTATGGCAGGATTGGCAATAGGGATCACAGGAATTTTGTATGTATTCATTAGTCCAATTGTGGCTTCGATGATTTTATCCTAA
- a CDS encoding CidA/LrgA family protein — translation MKLYVQLTIIFTISLIGEIISDGLHLPIPGSMIGLLILFLLLQFKLLRMRHVNMVGNFLLANMTILFLPPAVGIMDKFHVIAPYLFPIMLILVGALVINVALIAIVVSFIKNRFEGDYPEGGRKHG, via the coding sequence ATGAAATTATATGTACAACTGACGATTATTTTCACGATTTCATTAATTGGTGAAATCATTTCGGATGGGTTGCACTTACCAATTCCTGGGAGTATGATCGGGCTGTTGATCCTATTTTTATTATTGCAGTTTAAATTATTACGCATGCGCCACGTAAATATGGTAGGAAATTTTTTGTTAGCTAACATGACGATTCTGTTTCTTCCCCCTGCGGTCGGTATCATGGATAAATTCCATGTGATTGCTCCTTATCTATTTCCGATCATGTTGATTCTAGTTGGAGCCTTGGTCATCAATGTGGCTTTAATTGCAATCGTGGTTAGTTTTATAAAAAATCGTTTTGAAGGTGATTATCCAGAAGGAGGACGCAAGCATGGCTAA
- a CDS encoding BaiN/RdsA family NAD(P)/FAD-dependent oxidoreductase: MTHFHTIVIGGGPAGMMAAIASVSYGQPTLLIEKNKKLGKKLAGTGGGRCNVTNNGTLDDLMAGIPGNGRFLYSVFSQFDNHDIIQFFTDNGVKLKVEDHGRVFPVSDQSRTIIQALENKILELGASIATNCEVVSVTKPEDVFIVKSAEKTWTADKLIVTTGGKSYPSTGSTGYGHDIARHFKHSITDLEAAESPLLTDFPHKALQGISLTDVTLSYGKHIITHDLLFTHFGLSGPAALRMSSFVKGGEILSLDLLPTTSSQELKDFLEEHREKAIKNSLKTLLPERLADFLAQGLPEKAKQLTPNQTEELIQKIKEMPIPVTGKMSLAKSFVTKGGVSLKEINPKTLESKLVPGLHFAGEVLDINAHTGGFNITSALCTGWVAGSPHY, from the coding sequence ATGACTCATTTTCACACCATTGTCATCGGTGGTGGCCCAGCAGGTATGATGGCGGCCATTGCCAGCGTCTCTTATGGCCAACCTACGCTACTGATCGAAAAAAATAAAAAGCTCGGTAAGAAACTCGCTGGTACCGGAGGAGGCCGCTGTAATGTCACGAACAACGGGACCTTAGACGATTTGATGGCCGGTATCCCTGGAAATGGCCGTTTCCTTTACAGTGTGTTTTCCCAATTTGATAATCATGATATCATCCAATTTTTCACCGATAATGGCGTCAAGCTGAAAGTCGAAGATCATGGTCGGGTCTTTCCTGTTAGTGATCAATCCCGCACCATTATTCAAGCTTTAGAGAATAAGATCCTTGAGCTAGGTGCTAGCATTGCCACCAACTGTGAAGTGGTCTCTGTCACCAAGCCAGAAGACGTCTTTATCGTCAAATCTGCTGAAAAAACATGGACAGCTGACAAGCTGATTGTCACAACTGGTGGCAAATCCTACCCTTCCACTGGCTCTACCGGCTACGGACACGATATTGCCCGCCACTTCAAGCATAGCATTACGGATCTAGAAGCGGCAGAAAGTCCTCTTTTGACAGATTTTCCACACAAGGCTCTCCAAGGCATTTCTCTGACAGATGTGACCCTCAGCTACGGTAAACACATCATCACACACGACCTTCTCTTTACCCATTTTGGACTTTCTGGCCCTGCAGCCCTTCGGATGTCCAGCTTTGTTAAAGGCGGGGAAATCTTATCTCTGGACCTCCTTCCGACCACTTCTTCTCAAGAGTTAAAAGACTTTCTAGAAGAGCATCGAGAAAAGGCGATTAAAAATAGCCTCAAAACCCTTCTTCCTGAACGGTTAGCTGATTTCTTGGCGCAAGGATTACCTGAAAAAGCCAAGCAACTCACTCCTAATCAGACAGAAGAGCTCATCCAAAAGATCAAAGAGATGCCTATCCCCGTCACTGGGAAGATGTCTCTAGCCAAGTCCTTTGTGACCAAGGGCGGTGTCAGCCTTAAAGAAATCAATCCTAAAACCCTAGAAAGCAAGCTCGTTCCTGGACTCCACTTTGCAGGAGAAGTCCTCGATATCAATGCCCATACAGGCGGTTTTAATATCACATCCGCCCTCTGCACCGGTTGGGTAGCAGGGAGCCCTCATTACTGA
- the gla gene encoding aquaglyceroporin Gla, with amino-acid sequence MDFDFSVKLFSEFIGTALLLILGNGAVANVELKGTKGHQSGWLVIAIGYGMGVMIPALMFGNVSGNHINPAFTLGLAVSGLFPWANVLPYIVAQLLGAMFGQLVVVATHRPYYIQTENPNNILGTFSTISSLDKGTPESRKAATINGFINEFAGSFVLFFGALGLTKHFFGAEVAGLAQKAAAEQGGVFDATTSAAKLALSQAHASGLGIAHLALGFLVMALVTSLGGPTGPGLNPARDFGPRLVHAFLPKSILGEHKGDSKWWYAWVPVVAPILAAILAVLLFKVIYLR; translated from the coding sequence ATGGATTTTGATTTTAGTGTTAAACTCTTTTCAGAGTTTATTGGAACGGCTTTGCTACTTATCCTCGGAAATGGTGCAGTTGCAAACGTCGAATTAAAAGGAACTAAAGGTCATCAAAGCGGTTGGCTTGTCATTGCGATCGGATATGGGATGGGAGTAATGATTCCAGCCTTGATGTTCGGTAATGTTTCAGGAAACCACATTAACCCAGCCTTCACTCTTGGACTTGCAGTTAGCGGACTCTTCCCATGGGCAAATGTTTTACCATACATCGTTGCTCAACTTCTTGGAGCTATGTTTGGACAATTGGTTGTCGTTGCGACTCACCGTCCATACTACATCCAAACTGAAAATCCTAACAACATCTTAGGAACATTCTCAACCATTTCTAGTTTGGATAAAGGAACTCCTGAATCACGTAAGGCTGCTACCATTAATGGCTTCATCAACGAGTTTGCCGGATCATTCGTCCTTTTCTTTGGTGCCCTCGGCTTGACGAAACATTTCTTTGGTGCAGAGGTTGCAGGTCTGGCTCAAAAAGCTGCTGCTGAACAAGGAGGAGTCTTTGATGCTACCACATCAGCAGCAAAATTGGCTTTATCACAAGCACACGCTTCAGGTTTAGGAATTGCTCACTTGGCTCTTGGTTTCCTTGTTATGGCTCTTGTTACGTCACTTGGAGGTCCTACTGGACCTGGTTTGAACCCTGCACGTGACTTTGGTCCTCGTTTGGTCCATGCCTTCCTTCCAAAGTCTATCTTGGGAGAACACAAAGGGGATTCTAAATGGTGGTATGCTTGGGTACCAGTTGTAGCCCCAATTCTTGCTGCTATCTTAGCTGTATTATTGTTCAAAGTTATCTATCTTCGTTAA
- a CDS encoding AzlD domain-containing protein produces MRVNSYIFMAILASALVTWIPRILPFLLVKYKGLPAPVTRFLKYLPISIIFALVLSSLVDGKIGSLPQFHWLDLVVTIPSLFVAFRYKNLMGTVLFGIVLIALLRLVF; encoded by the coding sequence ATGCGCGTGAATAGTTATATCTTCATGGCCATTCTGGCCTCAGCCCTCGTTACCTGGATTCCTCGGATCTTGCCCTTCCTCTTAGTCAAATACAAGGGACTGCCGGCTCCTGTGACCCGCTTTCTCAAATACCTGCCCATTTCCATTATCTTTGCCTTGGTTTTATCAAGCTTAGTAGATGGAAAAATTGGAAGTCTCCCGCAGTTTCACTGGTTGGACCTAGTGGTGACCATTCCCAGTCTCTTTGTAGCCTTTCGTTACAAAAACCTTATGGGAACCGTCTTGTTTGGAATTGTCTTGATCGCCCTATTACGATTGGTGTTTTAA